A region of Thermus oshimai DSM 12092 DNA encodes the following proteins:
- a CDS encoding sensor histidine kinase, with the protein MTLRGRLALFLLLAVGGALLAQGVLSYAAFKGLIERDMDRSLFLYLEALTEGRRPPRGEFAYRLLADHEERSPGFPDLPPLPPGRYWREGWRVVVFPVPGGTLTLARYEPGAASALGRFRLALLGSGAFLALLAALLAYRLAGSALRPLARLTEVAREVAEAQDLARRVEVRGGGELKALAESFNHMLDRLQAFWERERRFTRDAAHELRTPLAAALAQLEAAEAGYLPKEEALSEAKAELLRLKRLVEALLLLAREGRVERVDLDLARLAEEEARRFGAAYEGPESLPYRGDPLLLAQALRNLLQNAFLHGEGRGVRVRVGVEGGWAFLEVADQGPGLPQGAWEEVGRPFFRASSQPGEGLGLSVAKKVAEAHGGRLSLQPNAPTGLRARLELPLKGGEAHPAFPPFP; encoded by the coding sequence ATGACCCTTAGGGGTAGGCTGGCCCTCTTCCTCCTCCTGGCGGTGGGGGGTGCCCTCCTGGCCCAGGGGGTTTTGAGCTACGCGGCCTTCAAGGGCCTCATTGAGCGGGACATGGACCGCTCCCTTTTCCTCTACCTCGAGGCCCTCACCGAGGGGCGCCGCCCCCCCAGGGGGGAGTTCGCCTACCGGCTCCTTGCGGACCACGAGGAAAGGAGCCCGGGCTTCCCCGACCTCCCCCCCCTCCCCCCGGGCCGGTACTGGCGGGAGGGGTGGCGGGTGGTGGTCTTTCCCGTGCCCGGGGGCACCCTGACCCTGGCCCGCTACGAGCCGGGGGCGGCCTCCGCCCTGGGCCGCTTCCGCCTGGCCCTTTTGGGTTCCGGGGCCTTTCTCGCCCTCCTTGCCGCCCTCCTCGCCTACCGCCTTGCGGGAAGCGCCCTCAGGCCCCTGGCCCGCCTCACGGAGGTGGCCCGGGAGGTGGCCGAGGCCCAGGACCTGGCCCGGCGGGTGGAGGTGCGGGGCGGGGGGGAGCTTAAGGCCCTGGCGGAGAGCTTCAACCACATGCTGGACCGGCTCCAAGCCTTTTGGGAGCGGGAGCGGCGCTTCACCCGGGACGCGGCCCACGAGCTCAGGACCCCCCTGGCCGCGGCCCTGGCCCAGCTGGAGGCGGCGGAGGCCGGGTACCTGCCCAAGGAGGAGGCCCTTTCCGAGGCCAAGGCGGAGCTCCTCCGCCTCAAGCGCCTGGTGGAGGCCCTCCTCCTCCTGGCCCGGGAAGGGCGGGTGGAGCGGGTGGACCTGGACCTGGCCCGGCTGGCCGAGGAGGAGGCCCGGCGCTTCGGGGCGGCCTACGAGGGTCCGGAAAGCCTTCCCTACCGGGGCGACCCCCTCCTCCTGGCCCAGGCCCTGAGGAACCTCCTGCAAAACGCCTTCCTCCACGGGGAGGGGCGGGGGGTGCGGGTGCGGGTGGGGGTGGAGGGGGGATGGGCCTTCCTCGAGGTGGCGGACCAGGGCCCCGGGCTGCCCCAAGGGGCCTGGGAGGAGGTGGGCCGCCCCTTCTTCCGGGCCTCGAGCCAACCGGGGGAGGGGCTTGGGCTTTCCGTGGCCAAGAAGGTGGCCGAGGCCCATGGGGGGAGGCTTTCCCTCCAGCCCAACGCCCCCACGGGCCTCCGGGCGCGTTTGGAGCTTCCCCTAAAAGGTGGGGAGGCGCACCCTGCCTTTCCTCCCTTCCCTTAG
- a CDS encoding response regulator transcription factor: protein MRILLLEDEPRLGRALERTLSAQGWSVVWAKGLEGAREAFLEAEPDLMVLDVRLPEDEDGGFRLAEEVRRAGYKGAILFLTARDTLADRVYGLDLGGDDYLVKPFALEEFLARVRALLRRSAEVKTGRLVLGPLEVDLSGRAVHREGQRVDLSPREFALLELLALHPGRLFPPEEVAERVFGDGEKVGAVKVYVHYLRQKLGPEVIRTVPGGYRLGYDP from the coding sequence ATGCGCATCCTCCTTTTGGAGGACGAGCCCCGCCTGGGCCGGGCCCTGGAGCGGACCCTTTCCGCCCAGGGGTGGAGCGTGGTCTGGGCGAAGGGGCTGGAGGGGGCGCGGGAGGCCTTCCTCGAGGCCGAGCCCGACCTCATGGTCCTGGACGTGCGCCTGCCCGAAGACGAGGACGGGGGGTTCCGCCTGGCGGAGGAGGTGCGGAGGGCGGGCTACAAGGGGGCCATCCTCTTCCTCACCGCCCGGGACACCCTGGCGGACCGGGTCTATGGCCTGGACCTGGGCGGGGACGACTACCTGGTGAAGCCCTTCGCCCTGGAGGAGTTCTTGGCCCGGGTGCGGGCCCTTCTCCGCCGATCGGCGGAGGTGAAGACGGGACGGCTCGTCCTGGGGCCTTTGGAGGTGGACCTCTCGGGGCGGGCCGTGCATCGGGAGGGCCAGCGGGTGGACCTTTCCCCCAGGGAGTTCGCCCTCCTGGAGCTTTTGGCCCTGCACCCCGGGCGGCTTTTCCCCCCGGAGGAGGTGGCGGAGCGGGTCTTCGGGGACGGGGAGAAGGTGGGGGCGGTGAAGGTCTACGTCCACTACCTGAGGCAGAAGCTGGGCCCGGAGGTCATCCGCACCGTCCCCGGGGGGTACCGGTTGGGGTATGACCCTTAG
- a CDS encoding PepSY-associated TM helix domain-containing protein — protein sequence MTTARPRAKLARARLYGFARTLHLYLSLLALLALLFFAATGLTLNHPEWFGEGRTRRLQGTLQGPYLQGEAVDWLRLAEDLRALGLRGRVAEYGESGGEAWLSFRAPGYAADAQVDLRSGAYRLSVTEAGLVGVLNDLHKGRDTPGAWRWALDLFALFLALVSLTGLALGLLMLRTRRAALFTVGLGSLLFLLLALWASR from the coding sequence TTGACTACCGCAAGGCCTAGGGCAAAGCTGGCCCGGGCGCGGCTTTACGGCTTTGCCCGCACCCTGCACCTCTACCTCTCCCTCCTGGCCCTTTTGGCCCTCCTCTTCTTCGCGGCCACCGGCCTCACCCTGAACCACCCGGAGTGGTTTGGGGAAGGCCGCACCCGCCGCCTCCAGGGCACCCTGCAGGGGCCCTACCTCCAGGGGGAGGCGGTGGACTGGCTCCGCCTGGCGGAGGACCTCCGGGCCCTAGGCCTAAGAGGGCGGGTGGCGGAGTACGGGGAAAGCGGGGGGGAGGCCTGGCTTTCCTTCCGCGCCCCCGGCTACGCCGCGGACGCCCAGGTGGACCTCCGTAGCGGGGCCTACCGCCTAAGCGTCACCGAAGCGGGGCTTGTGGGGGTGCTGAACGACCTTCACAAGGGCCGGGACACCCCGGGGGCCTGGCGATGGGCCCTGGACCTCTTTGCCCTCTTCCTGGCCCTGGTGAGCCTTACCGGGCTGGCCCTGGGCCTCCTCATGCTGAGGACCCGAAGGGCGGCCCTCTTCACCGTGGGCCTTGGGAGCCTCCTTTTCCTCCTCCTGGCCCTATGGGCGAGCCGCTAG
- a CDS encoding DUF2271 domain-containing protein, giving the protein MLKRYYSRRSFFRRVMGMMALGLARAQGAPWPQGMELEVAFAYQGGGFRYRAPYVACYVEDERGNLVRTLALFLMPGKGERWWNELRRYFLQSTPERMRTLSGPTRPPGRYRVVWDGKDEAGRPVAQGRYHICVEYAREHGPYELFREAVEIGPKPFKKTYTLKGELSEVALDYRKA; this is encoded by the coding sequence ATGCTGAAGCGCTACTACAGCCGGAGGTCGTTTTTTCGCCGGGTGATGGGGATGATGGCCCTAGGCCTCGCCCGGGCGCAAGGGGCCCCCTGGCCGCAGGGCATGGAGCTGGAGGTGGCCTTCGCCTACCAGGGCGGGGGGTTCCGCTACCGGGCCCCCTACGTGGCCTGCTACGTGGAGGACGAGCGGGGCAACCTGGTGCGCACCCTGGCCCTTTTCCTCATGCCGGGGAAAGGGGAAAGGTGGTGGAACGAGCTCCGGCGCTACTTCCTGCAAAGCACGCCGGAAAGGATGCGCACCCTCTCCGGCCCCACCCGCCCCCCCGGGCGGTACCGGGTGGTCTGGGACGGGAAGGACGAGGCGGGGCGGCCCGTGGCCCAGGGGCGCTACCACATCTGCGTGGAGTACGCCCGGGAGCACGGGCCCTACGAGCTTTTCCGGGAAGCGGTGGAGATCGGCCCCAAACCCTTCAAGAAGACCTACACCCTGAAGGGGGAGCTTTCGGAGGTGGCCCTTGACTACCGCAAGGCCTAG
- a CDS encoding SWIM zinc finger family protein has protein sequence MKPFPPEKEEDFAPFFPEEVLRRGLAYAREGRVLRVYRLGERLLGEVLGSEGVPYRVEVGPGLSGGCTCPYPGFPCKHAAALLYAYLERGGRDLKEALEALSPEEAKALLLALAALPRVGGLLLEALFPERALEEEVRELKAAFRLGLWPEEALEALLLRLPKVERPEPLLKLLEALLQAPKDPGPYLGPLLARYGELKGPLKPLLALLLRHPLPELVRGFLEMAKARPEEALPLLEGRDPLKEALRRELLFALGREEEALALMKARLEAPEDYLALVDRLLALGRKEEALFYAEEALNWFGKDPRLFPLADLLASQRGLPEDLLRRFHLRPNLSDYAALKALLGPRFREERPSLLKAVKDPALLARIHLLEEDWKALDRLLQRAPPEAYPALAEALEERLPGEASRLYLEAARGLIEKGGRARYREAARLLGRAKTLDGKRVEGFLRDLKALYPRRRALWEELAPLSSS, from the coding sequence GTGAAGCCCTTTCCCCCGGAAAAGGAGGAGGACTTCGCCCCCTTCTTCCCCGAGGAGGTCCTGAGGCGGGGCCTGGCCTACGCCCGCGAGGGGCGGGTCCTGAGGGTCTACCGGCTGGGGGAAAGGCTTCTTGGGGAGGTGCTGGGCTCGGAGGGGGTCCCTTACCGGGTGGAGGTGGGCCCGGGGCTTTCGGGGGGGTGCACCTGCCCCTACCCGGGCTTTCCCTGCAAGCACGCGGCGGCCCTCCTCTACGCCTACCTGGAACGGGGGGGAAGGGACCTCAAGGAGGCCCTGGAGGCCCTCTCCCCCGAGGAGGCCAAGGCCCTCCTCCTGGCCCTTGCCGCCCTGCCCCGGGTGGGGGGGCTTCTCCTGGAGGCCCTCTTCCCGGAAAGGGCCCTGGAAGAGGAGGTTCGGGAGCTCAAGGCCGCCTTCCGCCTGGGGCTTTGGCCCGAGGAGGCCCTGGAGGCCCTCCTCCTGCGGCTTCCCAAGGTGGAGCGGCCGGAACCCCTCCTTAAGCTCCTGGAGGCCCTGCTCCAGGCCCCCAAGGACCCCGGCCCCTACCTGGGCCCCCTCCTCGCCCGCTACGGGGAGCTCAAAGGCCCCCTAAAGCCCCTCCTCGCCCTCCTCCTCCGCCACCCCCTGCCCGAGCTGGTCCGGGGCTTCCTGGAGATGGCCAAGGCCCGCCCCGAGGAGGCCCTGCCCCTCCTGGAGGGGAGGGACCCCTTGAAGGAGGCCCTGAGGCGGGAGCTCCTCTTCGCCCTGGGGCGGGAGGAAGAGGCCCTGGCGCTCATGAAGGCCCGCCTCGAGGCCCCTGAGGACTACCTGGCCCTGGTGGACCGCCTCCTCGCCCTGGGGCGGAAGGAAGAGGCTCTCTTCTACGCGGAGGAGGCCCTGAACTGGTTCGGCAAGGACCCCCGGCTTTTCCCCCTGGCGGACCTCCTAGCAAGCCAAAGGGGCCTCCCCGAGGACCTCCTCCGCCGCTTCCACCTGCGCCCGAACCTTTCGGACTACGCCGCCCTCAAGGCCCTTCTCGGCCCCCGCTTCAGGGAGGAGAGGCCCAGCCTCCTCAAGGCCGTGAAGGACCCCGCCCTTCTCGCCCGGATCCACCTCCTGGAGGAGGACTGGAAGGCCCTAGACCGCCTCCTCCAGCGCGCCCCCCCAGAGGCCTACCCCGCCCTGGCCGAGGCCTTGGAGGAGCGGCTTCCGGGGGAGGCCTCGAGGCTCTACCTGGAAGCGGCTCGAGGCCTCATAGAGAAGGGCGGAAGGGCCCGCTACCGGGAGGCCGCCCGCCTCTTAGGGCGGGCCAAGACCCTGGACGGGAAGCGGGTGGAGGGCTTCTTGCGGGACTTAAAGGCCCTCTACCCCAGGCGGCGGGCCCTTTGGGAGGAGCTCGCCCCCCTCTCATCTTCCTAG
- the amrS gene encoding AmmeMemoRadiSam system radical SAM enzyme translates to MTAALREADLVRPLPKGFVQCRACAHYCAIPQGGAGKCGVRRNLGGRLYLATYGKAAALHVDPVEKKPLFHFHPGEGILSLGTVGCNLFCAFCQNWTISQFRDFPFGEGGAGAYLGEDFPPERVVAAAEALGVRLLAFTYNEPAVFVEYARDTALLAKERGMKTVFVTSGFETKEAWAYIRPYLDAANVDLKGFREAFYREICGARLKPVLESLEHLVAQGVWVEVTTLLLEGYNTEEGELRAMARFLKGLSPEIPWHLTAAHPDYRMPHLTPTRRETLLKAYEIAKEEGMRFVYLGNILDEERSSTRCPDCGRLLLKRRGYRVEALWTDPGVCPGCGRRIPGVWSW, encoded by the coding sequence ATGACCGCGGCCTTAAGGGAAGCCGATCTGGTCCGTCCCCTGCCCAAGGGCTTTGTCCAGTGCCGGGCCTGCGCCCACTACTGCGCCATCCCCCAGGGGGGCGCGGGGAAGTGCGGGGTGCGCCGGAACCTGGGGGGGCGGCTTTACCTGGCCACCTACGGCAAGGCGGCGGCCCTGCACGTGGACCCCGTGGAGAAGAAGCCCCTCTTCCACTTCCACCCGGGGGAGGGGATCCTCTCCTTGGGCACCGTGGGGTGCAACCTCTTCTGCGCCTTCTGCCAGAACTGGACCATCAGCCAGTTCCGGGACTTCCCCTTCGGCGAAGGGGGCGCGGGGGCCTACCTGGGAGAGGACTTCCCCCCAGAACGGGTGGTGGCCGCGGCGGAGGCCTTGGGGGTGCGGCTCCTCGCCTTCACCTACAACGAGCCCGCGGTCTTCGTAGAGTACGCCCGGGACACGGCCCTTCTGGCCAAGGAACGGGGCATGAAGACCGTCTTCGTGACCAGCGGTTTTGAGACGAAGGAGGCCTGGGCCTACATCCGCCCCTACCTGGACGCGGCCAATGTGGACCTCAAGGGCTTCCGCGAGGCCTTCTACCGGGAGATCTGCGGGGCCCGGCTGAAGCCGGTGCTGGAGAGCCTCGAGCACCTGGTGGCCCAGGGGGTCTGGGTGGAGGTGACCACCCTCCTCCTGGAGGGGTACAACACGGAGGAAGGGGAGCTTCGCGCCATGGCCCGCTTCCTCAAAGGGCTTTCCCCGGAGATCCCCTGGCACCTCACCGCCGCCCACCCGGACTACCGCATGCCCCACCTCACCCCCACCCGGCGGGAAACCCTGCTTAAGGCCTACGAGATCGCCAAGGAGGAGGGGATGCGCTTCGTCTATCTGGGCAACATCCTGGACGAGGAGCGGAGCTCCACCCGCTGCCCGGACTGCGGCCGCCTCCTCCTGAAGCGGCGGGGCTACCGGGTGGAGGCCCTGTGGACGGACCCCGGGGTCTGCCCGGGGTGCGGCCGGAGGATCCCCGGGGTATGGAGCTGGTGA
- a CDS encoding DNA/RNA nuclease SfsA, protein MLRLPLPPLSPCRLLRRRNRFLVEADVGPLHLPNSGRMAELLRPGAPCHYLPRPTQKTLGRLVLVEAEGVLVGVDAALANKLLELLLREGVFGPLEALRKEVPVGGERLDFRARIGGKEVFLEAKNCNRVEGGLALFPDAPTLRGARHLRLLAALAREGHGAFAVWTVQHPLAQAFALDPMDQALVEAAEEARQSGVRLLAYRVRPTLKALEVEGELPWATLR, encoded by the coding sequence ATGCTTCGGCTTCCCCTACCCCCCTTAAGCCCCTGCCGCCTCCTCCGGCGGAGGAACCGCTTCCTGGTGGAGGCGGACGTGGGCCCTCTGCACCTCCCCAACTCCGGGCGGATGGCAGAGCTCCTCCGCCCCGGCGCCCCCTGCCATTACCTCCCCCGGCCTACCCAAAAGACCCTAGGCCGCCTGGTCCTGGTGGAGGCGGAAGGGGTCCTGGTGGGGGTGGACGCGGCCCTGGCCAACAAGCTCTTGGAGCTCCTTCTGAGGGAGGGGGTCTTCGGTCCCCTGGAGGCTCTTCGGAAGGAGGTGCCCGTAGGGGGGGAACGGCTGGACTTCCGCGCCCGCATTGGGGGGAAGGAGGTCTTCCTGGAGGCCAAGAACTGCAACCGGGTGGAGGGGGGGCTGGCCCTCTTCCCCGACGCCCCCACCCTCCGGGGGGCCCGGCACCTGCGCCTTCTCGCCGCCTTAGCCCGGGAGGGCCATGGGGCCTTTGCCGTCTGGACCGTCCAGCACCCCTTGGCCCAGGCCTTCGCTCTGGACCCCATGGACCAAGCCCTGGTGGAGGCGGCGGAGGAGGCCCGCCAAAGCGGGGTCAGGCTCCTGGCCTACCGGGTGCGGCCCACCCTAAAGGCCCTGGAGGTGGAAGGGGAACTCCCTTGGGCTACCCTCCGATGA
- a CDS encoding alpha/beta hydrolase family protein, translating to MKGVLVGVFLLGVLLWALRQVQEGGFRLEAGGVAYLRQGVGLFAELCRPRGAPRGAVLLVPGGFGPPNPTMAERCRAWAERGFLGVVPHLRGRGGSGGRITGCLEEGEDLAHLARFLPRLGVRRHAYLGYSLGACVALKAAALEGGSSGVVFAIGPVDFEEQARILERTRSEALARWREVFGEDLARQSPLPHAARLRAPLLVLQSGNDPLIPPTQACRLRDLREATGRRVHQVALTREGAPWTGPLTKGRACLRPTGFGPLGEDHLILFPDLHHAVIPAMEAQAERFLLYWLRP from the coding sequence ATGAAGGGGGTCCTTGTCGGGGTTTTCCTTTTGGGGGTGCTCCTTTGGGCCCTCCGCCAGGTCCAAGAGGGGGGTTTCCGCCTCGAGGCCGGCGGGGTGGCCTACCTTCGGCAAGGGGTGGGGCTTTTCGCCGAGCTCTGCCGCCCCCGGGGAGCCCCTAGGGGGGCCGTCCTGCTGGTGCCCGGGGGGTTCGGCCCCCCCAACCCCACCATGGCCGAGCGCTGCCGGGCCTGGGCCGAGCGGGGCTTCCTGGGGGTGGTCCCCCACCTCCGGGGCCGGGGCGGGAGCGGAGGGCGGATCACGGGTTGTTTGGAGGAAGGGGAGGACCTGGCCCACCTGGCCCGCTTCCTCCCCCGGCTGGGGGTGCGCCGGCACGCCTACCTGGGCTACTCCCTGGGGGCCTGCGTGGCCCTGAAGGCCGCGGCCCTGGAGGGGGGAAGCTCGGGGGTGGTCTTCGCCATCGGGCCGGTGGACTTTGAGGAGCAGGCCCGGATCCTGGAAAGGACCCGGTCCGAGGCCCTCGCCCGCTGGCGGGAGGTCTTTGGGGAGGACCTCGCCCGCCAAAGCCCCCTGCCCCACGCGGCCCGCCTGCGGGCCCCCCTCCTTGTCCTCCAGTCGGGGAACGACCCCCTGATCCCCCCCACCCAGGCCTGCCGCCTCAGGGACCTCCGGGAGGCCACGGGGCGGCGCGTCCACCAGGTGGCCCTCACCCGGGAGGGGGCCCCCTGGACCGGCCCCCTCACCAAGGGCCGGGCCTGCCTGAGACCCACGGGGTTTGGCCCTTTGGGAGAAGACCACCTCATCCTCTTCCCCGACCTGCACCACGCGGTCATCCCCGCCATGGAGGCCCAGGCGGAGCGGTTCCTCCTCTATTGGCTGCGCCCTTGA
- a CDS encoding ZIP family metal transporter: protein MDALSVSPWTVFLYALLTAVATGLGALPFLFTRAVAQEHLGLANAAAAGLMLSASFGLVYEGVGYSLGRTLLGVLLGLGFILLAHRYLQGREVSFGELSGLDARKALMVVGIMTLHSFAEGVGVGVSFGGGEALGIFITLAIAVHNIPEGLAISLVLVPRGVSVLMAAFWSVFSSLPQPLMAVPAFLFVELFRPALPVGLGFAAGAMIWMAVAEILPDALKEARAEGVATVLTLSVALMVAFQVLIGG from the coding sequence ATGGACGCCCTTTCCGTATCCCCCTGGACGGTCTTCCTCTACGCCCTCCTCACCGCGGTGGCCACGGGGCTTGGGGCCCTGCCCTTCCTCTTCACCCGCGCCGTGGCCCAGGAGCACCTGGGCCTGGCCAACGCCGCCGCCGCGGGGCTTATGCTTTCCGCCAGCTTCGGCCTGGTCTACGAAGGGGTGGGGTACAGCCTGGGCCGCACCCTCCTGGGGGTGCTCCTGGGCTTGGGCTTTATCCTCCTGGCCCACCGCTACCTCCAGGGGCGGGAGGTGTCCTTTGGGGAGCTTTCGGGCCTGGATGCCCGCAAGGCCCTCATGGTGGTGGGCATCATGACCCTCCACTCCTTCGCGGAAGGGGTGGGGGTGGGGGTGTCCTTCGGTGGGGGGGAGGCCTTAGGGATCTTCATCACCCTGGCCATCGCCGTGCACAACATCCCCGAGGGCCTGGCCATCAGCCTGGTCCTGGTGCCCCGGGGGGTAAGCGTCCTCATGGCCGCCTTTTGGAGCGTCTTCTCCAGCCTGCCCCAGCCCCTCATGGCCGTTCCCGCCTTCCTCTTTGTGGAACTCTTCCGCCCCGCCCTGCCCGTGGGCCTGGGCTTCGCCGCGGGGGCCATGATCTGGATGGCCGTGGCCGAGATCCTCCCCGACGCCCTGAAGGAGGCCCGTGCGGAAGGGGTGGCCACGGTCCTCACCCTCTCCGTGGCCCTCATGGTGGCCTTCCAGGTGCTCATCGGAGGGTAG
- the amrB gene encoding AmmeMemoRadiSam system protein B, which produces MELVRREAAAGVFYPREGETLRREVEGLLEAARTPPLPGVRGALAPHAGYLYSGRVAAEAFRALSAWKGRARRVLLLGPSHFVPFLGVAFHPYRAWRTPLGETPVDLEGGRRLLARGHPFRALEEPFREEHSLEVLLPFLQVVLPQTPILPLLFGEVDPLGVAEALGEELGPRDLVVASSDLSHYHPEPVARARDGKTLEKALALDPLALAESEACGRLPWASLTALARGLGWRPRLLAYATSAEAKGERARVVGYAAVAYLEAEEGPEPGDGKEEDEEA; this is translated from the coding sequence ATGGAGCTGGTGAGGCGGGAGGCGGCGGCGGGGGTCTTCTACCCCCGGGAGGGGGAAACCCTCCGGCGGGAGGTGGAGGGCCTTCTGGAAGCGGCCCGCACGCCCCCCCTTCCCGGGGTCCGGGGGGCCCTGGCCCCCCACGCGGGCTACCTCTACTCCGGCCGGGTGGCGGCGGAGGCCTTCCGGGCCCTTTCCGCCTGGAAGGGGCGGGCCCGGAGGGTCCTCCTCCTGGGCCCGAGCCACTTCGTCCCCTTCCTGGGGGTGGCCTTCCACCCCTACCGGGCCTGGCGCACCCCTTTGGGGGAAACCCCCGTGGACCTGGAAGGGGGGAGGAGGCTCCTCGCCCGGGGCCACCCCTTCCGAGCCCTGGAGGAACCCTTCCGGGAGGAGCATAGCCTGGAGGTCCTCCTCCCCTTCCTCCAGGTGGTCCTGCCCCAAACCCCCATCCTCCCCCTCCTCTTTGGGGAGGTGGACCCCCTGGGGGTGGCCGAGGCCCTGGGGGAGGAGCTCGGGCCCCGGGACCTGGTGGTGGCCAGCAGCGACCTCTCCCACTACCACCCCGAGCCCGTGGCCCGGGCGCGGGACGGGAAGACCCTGGAGAAGGCCCTGGCCCTAGACCCCCTGGCCCTGGCCGAAAGCGAGGCCTGCGGCCGCCTCCCCTGGGCGAGCCTCACCGCCTTGGCCCGGGGCTTAGGGTGGCGGCCCAGGCTCCTGGCCTACGCCACCAGCGCCGAGGCCAAGGGGGAGCGGGCGCGGGTGGTGGGGTACGCGGCGGTGGCCTACCTAGAGGCGGAGGAGGGGCCGGAACCAGGGGATGGAAAGGAGGAGGACGAGGAGGCTTAG
- a CDS encoding FAD:protein FMN transferase, with amino-acid sequence MGRHGVRWEGVLGSHLEVQLLAPPWAARRALRAIQEEVVRLEGLFSRHRESELTRLLAQGGGEVSPEMGFLLEEALRLMEATQGAFHPAPRHGGVPYHLAGNRVELFAPIDLDGLAKGYIADRAAAKAKALGARAVLVNLGGDLARLGLGEALVALEDPLGPDNAPPAHTLRLGEGGVATSGVRHRGAHLLDPRTGRPAAGLQATVLAGSALLAEALAKALFVLKEEAWPILKAHGAQGVLFTGEGPKAGP; translated from the coding sequence ATGGGCCGGCACGGGGTCAGGTGGGAAGGGGTGCTGGGAAGCCACCTGGAGGTCCAGCTCCTCGCCCCCCCTTGGGCGGCCCGGCGGGCCCTAAGGGCCATCCAGGAGGAGGTCGTCCGCCTGGAAGGCCTCTTCAGCCGCCACCGGGAGAGCGAGCTCACCCGGCTTTTGGCCCAAGGAGGAGGGGAAGTGAGCCCGGAGATGGGCTTCCTCCTGGAGGAGGCCCTGAGGCTCATGGAGGCCACCCAAGGGGCCTTCCACCCCGCCCCCCGCCATGGGGGGGTGCCCTACCACCTTGCGGGGAACCGGGTGGAGCTTTTCGCCCCCATAGACCTGGACGGGCTGGCCAAGGGCTACATCGCCGACCGGGCGGCGGCCAAGGCCAAGGCCCTGGGGGCCCGGGCCGTCCTGGTGAACCTCGGGGGGGACCTGGCCCGCCTGGGGCTGGGGGAAGCCCTGGTGGCCCTGGAAGACCCCCTGGGCCCGGACAACGCCCCCCCCGCCCACACCCTCCGCCTGGGGGAAGGGGGCGTGGCCACCAGCGGGGTCCGCCACCGGGGGGCCCACCTCCTGGACCCCAGGACGGGGAGGCCCGCGGCGGGGCTCCAGGCCACGGTCCTGGCGGGAAGCGCCCTCCTGGCGGAGGCCCTGGCCAAGGCCCTCTTCGTGCTGAAGGAGGAGGCCTGGCCCATCCTGAAGGCCCATGGGGCCCAAGGGGTGCTCTTCACCGGGGAAGGCCCCAAGGCCGGCCCATAA
- a CDS encoding acyltransferase family protein produces MERFPWVEVFRGLAILEVVLHHLLGRFLREVPPETPLWLGILALNRTLHFAVPAFLFMTTVVLGVALGRGMALGRYFQNRVLRLLWPYLLWSGVYLLFRFLDHGAFQPERIPHQLLWGKAYYHLYFLLVALELALVLPLLAPLVRRRPHGAWFLLFGVGLTLLVYFANRYLYRLPYPASTLLWYVPAVALGLYVASRIEDLPRLLRFWPMALLLALVGLGGYLPLALEAFQGRPVNTFHYQAFHWLYTTAVAFLLLFLAHRLAGGPLRAPLAFLGRYSLQIYLLHPMVIRLLERDPTFPEPLGLKPAFLIYLVLALFLPLLLAHLLVRARLSPLLFGR; encoded by the coding sequence GTGGAACGCTTCCCCTGGGTGGAGGTCTTCCGGGGGCTGGCCATCCTGGAGGTGGTCCTCCACCACCTCCTAGGGCGTTTCCTACGGGAGGTCCCCCCGGAAACCCCCTTGTGGCTTGGGATCCTGGCCCTGAACCGCACCCTGCACTTTGCCGTCCCCGCTTTCCTCTTCATGACCACGGTGGTCCTGGGGGTGGCCCTGGGGCGGGGGATGGCCCTGGGCCGCTACTTCCAGAACCGCGTCCTGAGGCTTCTTTGGCCCTACCTCCTTTGGAGCGGGGTGTACCTCCTCTTCCGCTTTCTGGACCACGGGGCCTTCCAGCCGGAACGGATCCCCCACCAGCTCCTCTGGGGCAAGGCCTACTACCACCTCTACTTCCTGCTGGTGGCCCTGGAGCTAGCCCTGGTCCTGCCCCTCCTGGCCCCCCTGGTGCGGCGGAGGCCCCACGGGGCCTGGTTCCTCCTCTTCGGGGTGGGCCTCACCCTGCTGGTCTACTTCGCCAACCGCTACCTGTACCGCCTGCCCTACCCGGCCAGCACCCTCCTTTGGTACGTCCCCGCGGTGGCCTTGGGCTTGTACGTGGCGAGCCGCATAGAGGACCTCCCCCGCCTCCTCCGCTTCTGGCCTATGGCCCTCCTCTTGGCCCTGGTGGGGCTTGGGGGCTATCTCCCCCTGGCCCTGGAGGCCTTCCAGGGGCGCCCGGTGAACACCTTCCACTACCAGGCCTTCCACTGGCTCTACACCACGGCCGTGGCCTTCCTCCTCCTCTTCCTGGCCCACCGCCTGGCCGGAGGGCCCCTCCGGGCCCCCTTGGCCTTCCTGGGCCGGTATTCCCTGCAGATTTACCTTCTCCATCCCATGGTCATCCGCCTTTTGGAGCGGGATCCCACCTTTCCCGAGCCTCTTGGGCTTAAGCCGGCCTTCCTCATCTACCTGGTTCTGGCCCTCTTCCTCCCTCTCCTCCTTGCTCATCTCCTGGTTCGGGCCCGACTTTCGCCCCTCCTCTTTGGGCGATGA